The sequence AGCTCCCGAAGTCGCGCCGGTCGAGCGCCGGGTCGGCGGGGTCGAGGCGGCGCAGCGCGAGCGCGGCGCGTGCCACGGACGCGCGTTCCCGCGGGCTCAGGTGGGGGTACGTGGCGAGGCCGCCCGCGAGGTGCAGGGGTACCGGGGCCTGGGTGCGCCGCAGTCGGCCCAGGCGCCAGGTGTCGGCGTCGAGCACGGGGACGTCGAGCCGGTCCTGCACGGGGGCGAGGTGGGCGGCGTCGATGCGGTGCAGGAACTGCTGGTAGGCGGTGCAGCAGCGCAGGTAGACGTGCTGGCCGTTGTCGATGGTGAGGTCGCCGCGCCGGAAGGAGAAGGCGAGTCCGCCGAGGCGGGGCCTGCCCTCCAGAAGGCTGACGCGGACGCCGGCGTCGGCGAGGCCGAGCGCGGCGGTCACTCCGGCGAGTCCGCCGCCGATGACGACGGCGTGTCCCGCGCCGCCGGTGGGGGTGGTGGCTGAATCGGCCTGTTCGGTCATGCGTCCTCCCTGCCTGCCCCCGGGGTGGTGGCGTGCGCAGTGAGGGACGCGGACCTCAGCCCGGAGGTTGCCCGGTCGTGACCGGGTACGGGTGCCTTCGCGCGGCCCTGCCGCGGGGCCTCTCGTGTCACGGTTGTCCCCCGGCTCTCTGACGGGCCGCCGCCTTGGCGTCGACACCGGCGAGGCCGCGCACGGCGACGTACGCCTTCTCGCGCGCCGGGAGCGAGACCCGGCCGCGCAGCACGGCGTCGGGGTCCTGCTCGATGCGGTCCAGGAGGCGGTGGTAGATCCCGGCCATGGCCGAGACGCAGGCACCGCCGCGCCGGTCGAGCATGGGAAGGAGCTGGTAGCCCTCGTCGAAGAGCGCGCGGGCGCGGCGCACCTCGAAGTGGACGAGACCCGGGAAGTCCGCGCCCTCGGGCAGCGTCGCCGAGCCGAAGCCCGCGGAGCAACCGAATTTGTCGAGGTCCTCGGCGGGCAGGTAGGTGCGGCCGTTCGCGGCGTCCTCGCGCACGTCGCGCAGGATGTTGGTGAGCTGGAGCGCGAGACCGAGCGTGTTGGCGTACTCGGGGGCGCGCACGCGGTCGCGCGCGCCGGGCCGTACGCCGAAGATGCCGAGCGAGAGCCGGCCGATCGCCCCGGCGACGCAGCGGCAGTAGTCGGCGAGTTCGTCCCAGGTGCGGTAGGCGCGGCCCTGTACGTCCATCAGGACGCCGTCGATCAGCTCGTCCAGGGCGCCGAGCGGGACCGGGAAGCGCCGCGCGGTGTCCGCGAGGGCGACGGCGACCGGGTCGGTGTCGTCCTCGGCGACGTCCTTGGTCCGTACGCGCTCCAGGAGCGCGCGGCACTCGTTGAGCCGGCGCGTCTTCTCCTCCGGCGCCAGCGTGCCGTCGCCGATGTCGTCGACGCGGCGTGAGAAGGCGTAGACGGCCGACATGGCGCGGCGCTTGTCGCCGGGCAGCAGGCGGATGCCGTAGGCGAAGTTCTTCGCCTCGGCGCCCGTGACGGTCTCGCAGTAGCCGTAGGCGGCGCTCACCGCCGCGGGCAGTACGTCCTGCTCCTTCATCGTCGGACTCACCCCTCTCCTCGCAGTACTGCTCCCATCTCGCGCAGCAGCCGGGCCTTGGTGGGCTTCGGCGTGGTGGCGAGTACGTCGTTGCCCGCGTCGGCGATCGCGGCCAGGGCCGCGCGGCCTCCGGCGACGAAACCGGCGAGCAGGAGCCGGAGGCGTCCGCGCACGCTCGCGACGAGGGGCAGTCCCTCGTCGAGCAGGGCGCGGGCGCGGTCGGCCTCGAAGGCGATGAGGGCGCGGACCGGGGCGCTCGCGCGCGGGGCCGCGAGGTCCGCCTCGGTGACGTGAAAGCGCGTCATGTCCTCGGCGGGCAGGTAGACACGGTCGCGCCGCAGGTCCTCGGCGACGTCCTGGAGGTGCTCGACGAGCTGGAGCCCGGTGCAGACGGCGTCCGAGCGGCGCACTCGCTCGTCGCTCTCGGTCCCGGTGAGGCCGAGGACGAGGCGGCCCACCGGGTTCGCGGACAGCTCGCAGTAGGCGGCCAGTTCGTCCCAGGTGGCGTAGCGGGCGACCTTCTGATCCTGCCGGTTGGCGCCGATGAGCGCCTCGAAGGGCTCGGGGACGAGGCCGCGGCGGCGCACGGTGGGCCGCAGGGCGCGCAGCAGGGGGTGGTGGGGGGTCCCGGTGGAGCGGAAGACGCGGGCGAGGTCGGTTTCGAGCGCGTCGAGGAGGACGAGGCGGTCGCCCGCCTGGTCCTCGGGCACGTCGAGGTAGCGGGCGTCGGCGCCGCCGGGGGCCAGGTCGCCGTCGCCGATGTCGTCGACGAGCCGGGCGAATCCGTAGACGGCCATGAGGTCGGCGCGCCAGGATCCGGGCACGAAGAAGGGCGCCACCGGGAAGTTCTCCGCTCCGGCCTTGCCGAGCGTGGCGTTCTCCGTCGCGGTGGCGTGCGCCGTCCCGGCGCCGGGCGCCGCGGGGCGGGGGGCGCTCATCGGCGACCGCCCGTCGCGGGGACGGCGGGTACAGCGTGGAGGCGGAGGTCGTCCGTAGCCAATGCCGTCACATCTCCCGTTCTACACTGCGCACACAAAACTCACTATTTCGGACACGCCGCCCGGCCGCCGCCCAGGCGTTTCGGTGCAGCATGTTCCCCTGTGCGGTATCGCACCACTCGTCGCGATTCGGCACCGGCACAGCTTACGTTGTACAACTCAACCGCTCACGGCGGGGTGTTCGGCACGTCACAAGAACACACCGATTGCCGTCAACCTTCCCGACCTGCGACTTAGTTGACTGATCTTTGACCCGCTCGGCCGCGCGCGGGGAATAAACGGCGCCCGCCGCCGTGACACGACGGAACCCCCGCCGGATTTGTCCGGCAGGGGTTCCGCTTTCGCTCCTGATGCCGCGAAGAGGGGACGAAAAGCTCTCTTACGGCATTTCAGCTATTTACTTACTGGTGAACTTCTCGTACTCCTTCATCACCTCGGCCGTGGGCCCGTCCATCCGCAGCTCCCCGTGCTCCAGCCACAGCACGCGGTCGCACGTGTCGCGGATCGACTTGTTGTTGTGGCTCACGAGGAAGACGGTCCCGGCCTCCTTGCGCAGCTCCCTGATCCGGGCCTCGGAGCGCTTCTGGAAGGAGCGGTCGCCCGTCGCGAGGGCCTCGTCGATCATCAGGACGTCGTGGTCCTTGGCCGCCGCGATGGAGAAACGCAGGCGGGCCGCCATGCCGGAGGAGTAGGTGCGCATCGGCAGCGAGATGAAGTCGCCCTTCTCGTTGATCCCCGAGAAGTCCACGATCTCCTGGTAGCGGGCCTTGACCTCCTCGCGGCTCATGCCCATCGCGAGGCCGCCGAGGATCACGTTGCGCTCGCCCGTGAGGTCGTTCATGAGCGCCGCGTTGACGCCGAGCAGCGAGGGCTGCCCGTCCGTGTAGACCTTGCCGCTCTCGGCGGGCAGCAGCCCTGCGATCGCGCGCAGGAGCGTCGACTTGCCCGAGCCGTTGGAGCCGATGAGGCCGATGGCCTGTCCCCGGTACGCGGTGAAGGAGACCCCGCGCACCGCGTGCACCTTGCGCACCCCGGGCGAGTCGCCGCGCTTGACGATGCGGTTGAGCGCCGCGGTGGCGCTGCCCTTCCCGCCCTTGGCCCCGTGCACCCGGTAGACGATGTGCAGCTCGTCCGCGATCACCGTGGGCATGTGCTCACGGCCCGCGTTGCGTCCCTCAGCCACGGCCATACCGCTCTTCCGCCTTCCAGAAGTACACGAACCCGAGGACCCCGACGACCACGGCCCAGCCCAGCGCGAAGGCCCACACGTGCGGCGGCAGGTAGCTGCTGCCGTAGCCGTCGATGAGCGCGTAGCGCACGAGGTCCATGTAGACGGCCGCCGGGTTCCACTGGAGGACGTCGCCCACCCAGCCGGGCACGTCCTTGTCCGCGAGCATGGCGGGGAGGCTGAACATGACGCCCGAGGCGTACATCCACGTGCGCATCACGAAGGGCATGAGCTGCGCGAGGTCGGGGGTCTTCGCCCCGGCCCGCGCGAAGATCAGCGCGAGCCCCGTGTTGAACACGAACTGGAGCACGAGCGCGGGGACGACGAGCGGCCAGCGCATGTTCGGCCAGCAGCCGGTCGCGAAGAGCACCACGACCAGCACGATCATCGAGTACAGGAGCTGCTGGAGCTGCTGGAGCGAGAAGGAGACGGGCAGCGAGGCGCGCGGGAAGTGCAGGGCGCGCACGAGACCCAGGTTGCCCGAGATGGCCCGTACGCCCGCCTGCACCGAGGACTGCGTGAAGGAGAAGATGAAGACGCCGGTGACGAGGAAGGGGACGTAGATGTCCTTGTCGATGCCCTTCCGCGCCCCGAGCAGCAGCCCGAAGATGAAGAAGTAGACGAGCGCGTTGAGCAGCGGCGTCGCGACCTGCCACAGCTGGCCGAGCTTCGCCTGGCTGTACTGGGCGGTGAGCTTCGCCCGGGAGAACGCCAGGATGAAGTGGCGGCGGCCCCACAGCTCACGGATGTACGCGAGCAGCCCCGGCCGGGCGCCGCTCACCGTCAGCCCGTACTTCGCCGCCAGCTCGGGGCGGCTGAGCCCTTCGTCGGGCGAGGGCGGGAGCGTGGGTGT comes from Streptomyces sp. Tu6071 and encodes:
- the hpnD gene encoding presqualene diphosphate synthase HpnD codes for the protein MKEQDVLPAAVSAAYGYCETVTGAEAKNFAYGIRLLPGDKRRAMSAVYAFSRRVDDIGDGTLAPEEKTRRLNECRALLERVRTKDVAEDDTDPVAVALADTARRFPVPLGALDELIDGVLMDVQGRAYRTWDELADYCRCVAGAIGRLSLGIFGVRPGARDRVRAPEYANTLGLALQLTNILRDVREDAANGRTYLPAEDLDKFGCSAGFGSATLPEGADFPGLVHFEVRRARALFDEGYQLLPMLDRRGGACVSAMAGIYHRLLDRIEQDPDAVLRGRVSLPAREKAYVAVRGLAGVDAKAAARQRAGGQP
- the hpnC gene encoding squalene synthase HpnC — encoded protein: MSAPRPAAPGAGTAHATATENATLGKAGAENFPVAPFFVPGSWRADLMAVYGFARLVDDIGDGDLAPGGADARYLDVPEDQAGDRLVLLDALETDLARVFRSTGTPHHPLLRALRPTVRRRGLVPEPFEALIGANRQDQKVARYATWDELAAYCELSANPVGRLVLGLTGTESDERVRRSDAVCTGLQLVEHLQDVAEDLRRDRVYLPAEDMTRFHVTEADLAAPRASAPVRALIAFEADRARALLDEGLPLVASVRGRLRLLLAGFVAGGRAALAAIADAGNDVLATTPKPTKARLLREMGAVLRGEG
- a CDS encoding ABC transporter ATP-binding protein, encoding MAVAEGRNAGREHMPTVIADELHIVYRVHGAKGGKGSATAALNRIVKRGDSPGVRKVHAVRGVSFTAYRGQAIGLIGSNGSGKSTLLRAIAGLLPAESGKVYTDGQPSLLGVNAALMNDLTGERNVILGGLAMGMSREEVKARYQEIVDFSGINEKGDFISLPMRTYSSGMAARLRFSIAAAKDHDVLMIDEALATGDRSFQKRSEARIRELRKEAGTVFLVSHNNKSIRDTCDRVLWLEHGELRMDGPTAEVMKEYEKFTSK
- a CDS encoding ABC transporter permease, which produces MSDTTQEKGVTVSTPTLPPSPDEGLSRPELAAKYGLTVSGARPGLLAYIRELWGRRHFILAFSRAKLTAQYSQAKLGQLWQVATPLLNALVYFFIFGLLLGARKGIDKDIYVPFLVTGVFIFSFTQSSVQAGVRAISGNLGLVRALHFPRASLPVSFSLQQLQQLLYSMIVLVVVLFATGCWPNMRWPLVVPALVLQFVFNTGLALIFARAGAKTPDLAQLMPFVMRTWMYASGVMFSLPAMLADKDVPGWVGDVLQWNPAAVYMDLVRYALIDGYGSSYLPPHVWAFALGWAVVVGVLGFVYFWKAEERYGRG